The following coding sequences are from one Sphingomonadaceae bacterium OTU29LAMAA1 window:
- a CDS encoding cytochrome P450 — MATLMQPADVQVDPLDVSRAELYRDDRWQAPFARLRAEAPVHYCEHSDYGPYWSISTYKPIVEVESLPELYSSEIGGITLADFIPERDVRMPMFIARDRPVHTAQRRTVAPAFTPSEMTRMSDDIRQRTAELLDGLPWNTRFDWVDTVSIELTTQMLAILFDFPWEDRRKLTFWSDWAGDIELIKNEELRRQRLGHMYECGAYFQQLWNGKVGKPQTPDLISMMIHSDAMSHMDHFEFIGNLILLIVGGNDTTRNTMSALAYGLDRFPDSRAKLEADPALIPNATQEIIRWQTPLAHMRRTATRDTELMGRTIREGDKLALWYLSANRDESVFGPDADAIVVDRPNARRHLAFGHGIHRCVGARLAEMQIGILLEEMAKRRMRVNVVGEPTRVAACFVHGYRQLPVEISRY, encoded by the coding sequence ATGGCGACCCTGATGCAGCCGGCGGACGTGCAGGTGGATCCGCTCGACGTCAGCCGCGCCGAACTTTACCGCGACGACCGATGGCAGGCGCCGTTCGCCCGATTGCGGGCCGAGGCGCCGGTCCATTATTGCGAACACAGCGACTACGGCCCGTATTGGTCGATCTCGACCTACAAGCCGATCGTCGAGGTCGAATCGCTTCCGGAACTCTATTCGTCGGAGATCGGCGGCATCACGCTGGCCGATTTTATCCCGGAACGCGACGTCCGCATGCCGATGTTCATCGCACGCGACCGGCCGGTCCACACCGCCCAGCGCCGGACGGTGGCGCCCGCGTTCACGCCGTCGGAGATGACGCGGATGAGCGACGACATCCGGCAGCGCACCGCCGAACTGCTCGACGGCCTGCCGTGGAATACCCGTTTCGACTGGGTCGATACGGTGTCGATCGAACTGACCACGCAGATGCTGGCGATCCTGTTCGACTTCCCGTGGGAAGACCGGCGCAAGCTGACCTTCTGGTCGGACTGGGCGGGCGATATCGAGCTGATCAAAAACGAGGAACTGCGCAGACAGCGGCTCGGACACATGTACGAATGCGGTGCTTATTTTCAGCAGCTCTGGAACGGCAAGGTCGGCAAGCCGCAGACGCCCGACCTGATCAGCATGATGATCCATTCGGACGCGATGAGCCACATGGATCATTTCGAATTCATCGGGAACCTGATCCTGCTGATCGTCGGTGGCAACGACACGACACGCAATACGATGTCCGCCCTCGCCTATGGCCTCGACCGGTTTCCCGACAGCCGTGCAAAGCTGGAAGCGGACCCTGCCCTGATCCCCAACGCGACGCAGGAGATCATCCGCTGGCAGACGCCGCTCGCGCACATGCGGCGGACGGCGACCCGCGATACCGAATTGATGGGACGGACCATCCGCGAGGGCGACAAGCTGGCGCTCTGGTATCTGTCGGCCAACCGCGACGAAAGCGTGTTCGGGCCCGATGCCGATGCCATAGTCGTCGATCGGCCCAACGCGCGGCGGCATCTCGCATTCGGCCACGGTATCCACCGCTGCGTCGGCGCGCGTCTTGCCGAGATGCAGATCGGTATCCTGCTGGAAGAGATGGCGAAGCGGCGGATGCGCGTGAACGTCGTCGGCGAACCGACCCGCGTCGCCGCCTGCTTCGTCCACGGCTATCGCCAGTTGCCCGTCGAGATCAGCCGCTACTGA
- a CDS encoding ABC transporter permease, with protein MSLARTVRQALTIARRDFIATVFTPIFLLFLFAPVIMGSFGAVGGLGAASVADGRADKTRIVAIVPDAQAETIAAADTRLRSVFRRGEEAPPGLTTLRPAGDAAAQARAAFAAKDYEATAVLYGSLDRPQVLYGPRGRRAADYLALLAAETLAADRLNGNVPQVNAVKTAMERPGGSMGNRRQSASFAVFGVFLLNLFLASQAVGTMAEERNNKVIEVLAAAVPLESVFLGKLLGMFGVAILFVCFWGTIIAKLGSLLPPEVASALAIQAAVGMPAFVALFVTYFTMAYLLLGSAFLVVGAQASTPREIQMLALPISVLQMGMLALALAGTARPGSWIATLAEMFPLSSPFAMAGRAATSPELWPHIAAIAWQLLWVSIFITLGARLFRRGVLQSGSAKPFWKRARG; from the coding sequence ATGAGCCTCGCCCGTACGGTTCGTCAGGCGCTGACCATCGCCCGGCGCGATTTCATCGCCACGGTGTTCACGCCGATCTTCCTGCTGTTCCTGTTCGCCCCCGTCATCATGGGATCGTTCGGTGCCGTCGGCGGTCTGGGTGCGGCGAGTGTCGCGGACGGGCGGGCCGACAAGACGCGGATCGTGGCGATCGTGCCGGACGCGCAGGCGGAAACCATCGCCGCCGCCGACACCCGGTTGCGCAGCGTGTTTCGACGCGGCGAGGAAGCGCCCCCCGGACTGACCACGCTGCGCCCCGCCGGCGATGCCGCCGCGCAGGCGCGGGCCGCATTCGCCGCCAAGGATTACGAGGCGACCGCCGTGCTCTATGGCTCGCTCGACAGGCCGCAGGTCCTCTATGGCCCGCGCGGCCGCCGCGCCGCGGACTATCTGGCACTGCTTGCTGCGGAAACGCTCGCCGCCGACCGGCTGAACGGCAACGTACCGCAGGTGAATGCGGTGAAGACGGCGATGGAACGGCCAGGCGGGTCGATGGGCAATCGTCGCCAGTCGGCGTCGTTCGCCGTTTTCGGTGTCTTCCTGCTCAACCTGTTCCTCGCCAGCCAGGCCGTCGGCACGATGGCCGAAGAGCGCAACAACAAGGTGATCGAGGTGCTCGCCGCCGCCGTGCCGCTGGAAAGCGTGTTCCTCGGCAAGCTGCTCGGCATGTTCGGCGTCGCGATCCTGTTCGTCTGTTTCTGGGGGACGATCATCGCAAAGCTGGGATCGCTGCTGCCGCCGGAAGTGGCATCGGCGCTCGCCATTCAGGCCGCGGTCGGCATGCCGGCATTCGTCGCGCTGTTCGTCACCTATTTCACGATGGCGTATCTGTTGCTGGGTTCCGCATTCCTCGTCGTTGGCGCACAGGCGTCGACGCCGCGCGAAATCCAGATGCTGGCGCTGCCGATATCCGTCCTGCAGATGGGCATGCTGGCACTGGCGCTGGCCGGGACCGCGCGGCCGGGCAGCTGGATCGCGACGCTGGCCGAGATGTTCCCGCTCTCCTCGCCGTTCGCAATGGCCGGTCGCGCGGCGACGTCGCCCGAATTGTGGCCCCACATCGCGGCGATCGCGTGGCAATTGCTGTGGGTATCGATCTTTATCACGCTCGGGGCACGGCTGTTCCGTCGCGGCGTGTTGCAGTCGGGCAGTGCCAAGCCGTTCTGGAAACGCGCGCGCGGGTAG
- a CDS encoding ATP-binding cassette domain-containing protein, with product MADDQAAVFAEHLVKRFGDRRVVDGVDLSVPRGAIYGVLGPNGAGKTTTLRTLLGIIEPDEGRRSILGHFSPREASDRVGYLPEERGLYPSMKARDAIAFMGALRGLDRRTGRARAAEMMEAAGLGHAIDEKIKKLSKGMAQLVQLLGSVVHRPDLLVLDEPFSGLDPVNQEKLEALILAERDRGATVLFSTHIMAHAERVCDRLAIIAGGKRRFEGTVDDARGTLPSQVRYLPTRSDAAVATVLPHDAVPDGNGGWRFQLPREGIEGLLVTLIERGYGIGGLSIERPSLHDAFVRIVGRDAAGDVVQETAA from the coding sequence TTGGCGGACGATCAAGCGGCGGTATTCGCCGAACATCTGGTGAAGCGTTTCGGCGATCGTCGCGTCGTCGACGGCGTCGACCTGTCGGTGCCGCGCGGTGCGATCTACGGCGTGCTGGGGCCGAACGGCGCAGGCAAGACGACGACGTTGCGGACGCTGCTGGGCATCATCGAACCCGACGAGGGCCGGCGATCGATCCTGGGCCATTTTTCCCCGCGCGAGGCAAGCGACCGCGTCGGTTACCTGCCGGAGGAACGCGGCCTGTATCCGTCGATGAAGGCGCGCGATGCGATCGCCTTCATGGGTGCCCTGCGCGGGCTGGATCGTCGCACCGGCCGGGCACGCGCAGCCGAGATGATGGAAGCGGCCGGGCTGGGCCACGCGATCGACGAGAAGATCAAGAAGCTGTCCAAGGGGATGGCCCAGCTCGTCCAGCTGCTGGGATCGGTGGTGCATCGCCCGGACCTGCTCGTCCTCGACGAGCCGTTCTCCGGGCTGGACCCGGTCAATCAGGAAAAGCTCGAGGCGTTGATCCTGGCCGAGCGGGATCGCGGTGCGACCGTCCTGTTCTCGACGCATATCATGGCCCATGCCGAGCGCGTGTGCGACCGGCTGGCGATCATCGCCGGCGGCAAGCGCCGGTTCGAGGGGACCGTGGACGATGCCCGCGGCACGCTGCCGAGCCAGGTCCGGTATCTGCCGACCCGTTCCGATGCCGCGGTGGCCACGGTGCTGCCGCATGACGCCGTGCCGGACGGCAACGGGGGCTGGCGGTTCCAGTTGCCGCGTGAAGGGATAGAGGGATTGCTGGTGACGCTGATCGAGCGCGGGTACGGCATCGGCGGATTGTCGATCGAACGGCCCAGCCTGCACGACGCCTTCGTCCGGATCGTCGGTCGCGATGCAGCGGGCGATGTCGTTCAGGAGACCGCAGCATGA
- the queG gene encoding tRNA epoxyqueuosine(34) reductase QueG: protein MFEHKQQPGIEARIKAKAAELGFVACGITRADAAPLTALRLRQWLDEGRHGDMIWMEERAHQRGSPAGLWPDVRSVIALGMSYAPAADPLRLAAAGEIGRISVYAQGGDYHDVVKKALKALGRWLAQEAGCDLKVFVDTAPVMEKPLSEAAGLGWQGKHTNLVSRDSGSWLFLGAIYTTLDLTPDTPGRDTCGSCDACQRACPTDAFPAPYRLDARRCISYLTIEHAGPIPDEFRASLGNRIYGCDDCLSVCPWNKFAASAAANMAFHPRAELTAPALADLLALDDAGFRQVFAGSPIKRIGRNRMVRNAAIAAGNSGSRALLPVLERLRDDADAVVAEAAAWAIGRLTRV, encoded by the coding sequence GTGTTCGAACACAAGCAGCAACCCGGCATCGAGGCGCGCATCAAGGCGAAAGCGGCGGAGCTGGGCTTCGTCGCCTGCGGCATCACCCGCGCGGACGCCGCGCCGTTGACAGCGCTCCGGTTGCGACAATGGCTGGACGAGGGACGCCACGGCGACATGATCTGGATGGAGGAGCGGGCGCACCAGCGCGGCTCTCCGGCCGGTCTCTGGCCGGACGTGCGCAGCGTCATCGCGCTCGGCATGAGCTATGCCCCCGCCGCGGACCCGCTGCGGCTGGCGGCGGCGGGCGAGATCGGCCGCATCTCCGTCTACGCACAGGGCGGGGATTATCACGATGTGGTGAAAAAGGCGCTGAAGGCACTCGGCCGCTGGCTGGCGCAAGAGGCGGGGTGCGACCTCAAGGTGTTCGTCGACACCGCGCCGGTGATGGAAAAGCCGCTCAGCGAGGCGGCGGGGCTGGGCTGGCAGGGCAAGCATACCAACCTCGTCAGCCGCGATTCGGGCAGCTGGCTGTTCCTCGGTGCGATCTACACGACGCTCGACCTGACGCCCGACACACCCGGTCGCGACACTTGCGGCTCGTGCGACGCGTGCCAGCGGGCCTGCCCGACCGACGCCTTTCCCGCGCCCTATCGGCTCGATGCGCGGCGTTGCATCTCGTATCTGACGATCGAGCATGCCGGTCCGATCCCGGACGAATTTCGTGCGAGCCTCGGCAACCGCATCTACGGCTGCGACGATTGCCTGAGCGTGTGCCCGTGGAACAAGTTCGCGGCATCGGCGGCGGCGAACATGGCGTTCCATCCGCGTGCCGAGCTGACGGCACCGGCGCTTGCCGACCTGCTGGCGCTCGACGATGCCGGGTTCCGGCAGGTGTTCGCCGGATCGCCGATCAAGCGCATCGGCCGCAATCGCATGGTTCGCAACGCTGCGATCGCTGCGGGGAACAGCGGGTCGCGGGCGTTGCTGCCGGTGCTGGAACGCCTGCGCGACGATGCCGACGCGGTCGTGGCCGAGGCGGCGGCATGGGCGATCGGGCGATTGACCCGGGTCTAG
- a CDS encoding EI24 domain-containing protein, giving the protein MLRALILSFAQLGDVAILRVLAKSLTTTLAIFAAIGGVLYVALKAAFDAIVGSDTGSGWAGATAIVLLVLGAWLLFRVVAVAVIGVFGDEVVAAVEARHYPVAHARARPVAFTRSGRMALASAGRAIAINLALIPVYIALLFTAIGPAIAFFLVNAWLLGRDLGETVASRHMDDATMRAWRKATRARRFVLGLAGTGLFVVPLLNLFAPILGAAMATHLFHASRKGTDA; this is encoded by the coding sequence ATGCTGCGCGCCCTTATCCTGTCGTTCGCTCAACTCGGTGACGTCGCAATCCTGCGCGTTCTTGCCAAGTCCCTTACGACGACACTCGCGATCTTCGCCGCGATCGGCGGCGTGCTTTACGTCGCGCTCAAGGCCGCCTTCGATGCGATCGTGGGCAGCGACACCGGCAGCGGATGGGCCGGTGCTACCGCCATCGTCCTGCTCGTGCTCGGCGCGTGGCTGCTGTTCCGCGTCGTCGCTGTCGCCGTCATAGGCGTGTTCGGCGACGAGGTGGTCGCCGCGGTCGAGGCACGGCATTACCCCGTCGCGCATGCTCGGGCGCGGCCAGTTGCGTTCACCCGCTCCGGTCGCATGGCGCTGGCTTCGGCGGGCCGCGCGATCGCGATCAACCTTGCGCTGATCCCGGTTTATATCGCGCTGCTGTTTACCGCGATCGGGCCGGCCATTGCCTTCTTCCTCGTCAACGCATGGCTACTGGGTCGCGATCTGGGCGAGACCGTCGCCAGCCGCCACATGGACGATGCGACGATGCGGGCCTGGCGCAAGGCGACGCGGGCGCGCCGCTTCGTGCTGGGGCTTGCCGGCACCGGCCTGTTCGTGGTTCCGCTGCTAAACCTGTTTGCGCCGATCCTCGGTGCAGCGATGGCGACGCATCTGTTCCACGCGTCGCGAAAGGGAACCGACGCGTGA
- a CDS encoding adenosine kinase, giving the protein MSHPKYDVVAIGNAIVDILAQADDAFIESIGVAKGSMQLMFSPEDADALYAKMGPGREVSGGSAANTVAGIAALGGRTAFIGQVADDQLGEVFAHDIRAAGVAFDTAARPGQPTTARCLIFVTPDGQRTMNTYLGASQFLPEAALDLSVIEDAAILYLEGYLWDPEEPRAAMRAAIEAARKAGRKVAFTLSDVFCIGRHGGDFRSLIADGLIDILFANEGELTALAETDDFEAAAVKLSAQVPTLVVTRGASGACAIQHGTRAEVAAEPIERVIDTTGAGDLFAAGFLHGQAQGKGLEQSLRLGAICAAEIISHFGARPNVDMKALAASKLG; this is encoded by the coding sequence TTGTCCCACCCCAAATATGACGTGGTCGCGATCGGCAATGCCATCGTCGACATCCTCGCGCAGGCCGACGACGCCTTTATCGAATCGATCGGTGTCGCGAAGGGATCGATGCAGCTGATGTTCTCGCCTGAGGACGCCGACGCGCTTTATGCCAAGATGGGTCCGGGACGCGAAGTGTCGGGCGGGTCAGCGGCGAACACCGTGGCCGGAATCGCGGCGCTCGGCGGGCGCACTGCCTTCATAGGGCAGGTCGCCGACGACCAGCTCGGCGAGGTGTTCGCGCACGACATCCGGGCGGCCGGGGTTGCTTTCGACACCGCGGCACGGCCGGGCCAGCCGACGACCGCGCGCTGCCTGATCTTCGTGACGCCGGATGGACAGCGGACGATGAACACCTACCTCGGTGCATCGCAGTTCCTGCCCGAGGCAGCGCTCGACCTGTCGGTCATCGAGGATGCGGCGATCCTGTACCTCGAGGGGTATCTGTGGGACCCCGAGGAACCGCGCGCAGCGATGCGCGCGGCGATCGAGGCGGCGCGAAAGGCGGGGCGCAAGGTGGCCTTCACGTTGTCCGACGTGTTCTGCATCGGTCGCCATGGCGGCGATTTTCGCAGCCTGATCGCCGATGGCCTGATCGACATCCTGTTCGCCAACGAGGGCGAATTGACGGCGCTGGCCGAGACCGACGATTTCGAGGCAGCGGCGGTAAAGCTGTCGGCGCAGGTGCCGACGCTGGTCGTGACGCGCGGCGCATCGGGTGCGTGCGCGATCCAGCACGGTACGCGTGCCGAAGTGGCCGCCGAGCCGATCGAGCGGGTGATCGACACTACCGGCGCGGGCGACCTGTTCGCGGCAGGCTTCCTCCACGGTCAGGCGCAGGGCAAGGGACTGGAACAGTCGCTTCGCCTAGGCGCGATCTGCGCGGCGGAGATCATCAGCCACTTCGGCGCCCGCCCGAACGTCGACATGAAGGCACTTGCAGCTTCCAAGCTGGGCTGA
- a CDS encoding amino acid permease codes for MLFGRVKPLDAILATAEKRGLHRSLGAFQLTMLGVGAVIGTGIFVLTSEAAQKAGPGMMISFIIAGFVCAVAALCYSELASMVPVAGSAYTYTYAVMGELLAWMVGWALILEYAVGASAVAVGWSGYMVGQLRNLLGVEVPMEWVNGPSAGGYINLPAVIISGLVTWLLVIGTTESARVNAVLVCIKVAALTLFVALSLPVMNLEHFEPLMPTGFTGVAGAAASIFFAYVGFDAVSTAAEETKNPQRNVPIGLIASLGFCTIFYLLVSAGAIGSPLGAQPVRDAAGTLLSPGTSELADRCRAIVAGGALEPLSCSREALAHVLRTIGWVQVGNLIGLAATLALPSVVLMMMFGQTRVFFTMARDGLLPAKLATVHPKYRTPHVVTIVTGIATTLAAAFLPVGKLADYSNSGTLFAFLMVAISVLVLRKTDPGRKRPFRTPLVWLVAPAAILGCLYLFFSLPLIAILVLPGWGLIGLLIYFGYSRNRSYVGRGITDVVDDPAMQPEIAKPLN; via the coding sequence ATGCTATTCGGGCGCGTCAAACCACTCGACGCCATTCTCGCCACGGCCGAAAAACGCGGCCTGCATCGCTCACTCGGAGCGTTCCAGCTCACCATGCTGGGCGTGGGCGCCGTCATCGGCACCGGCATCTTCGTCCTCACCTCCGAAGCCGCGCAAAAGGCCGGGCCGGGCATGATGATCTCGTTCATCATCGCCGGTTTCGTCTGTGCGGTCGCGGCGCTGTGTTATTCCGAACTTGCCTCGATGGTTCCGGTCGCCGGCTCCGCCTATACCTACACCTATGCGGTCATGGGCGAATTGCTCGCCTGGATGGTCGGCTGGGCGCTGATCCTCGAATATGCGGTCGGTGCCTCTGCGGTCGCCGTCGGCTGGTCGGGTTATATGGTTGGGCAGTTGCGCAATCTGCTCGGGGTCGAGGTCCCGATGGAATGGGTCAACGGCCCCTCCGCAGGCGGCTATATCAACCTGCCGGCAGTGATCATCTCCGGCCTCGTTACGTGGCTGCTGGTGATCGGCACCACCGAGAGCGCACGCGTCAACGCGGTGCTGGTTTGCATCAAGGTCGCGGCGCTGACGCTGTTCGTCGCGCTGTCGCTGCCGGTTATGAACCTCGAGCATTTCGAACCGCTGATGCCGACCGGCTTCACCGGCGTCGCCGGTGCTGCTGCATCGATCTTCTTCGCCTATGTCGGTTTCGACGCCGTCTCTACCGCGGCAGAAGAAACCAAGAACCCGCAGCGCAACGTGCCGATCGGTCTGATCGCGTCGTTGGGCTTCTGCACCATCTTCTACCTGCTTGTGTCAGCGGGTGCGATCGGTTCGCCGCTCGGCGCACAGCCGGTGCGCGATGCGGCCGGCACGCTGTTGTCGCCAGGTACGTCGGAACTCGCCGACCGCTGCCGTGCGATCGTCGCCGGTGGTGCGCTGGAGCCGCTGTCCTGTTCGCGTGAAGCCCTCGCCCACGTGCTGCGCACGATCGGCTGGGTGCAGGTCGGCAATTTGATCGGACTCGCCGCCACACTGGCGCTGCCGTCCGTCGTGCTGATGATGATGTTCGGCCAGACCCGCGTGTTCTTCACGATGGCGCGCGACGGCCTGCTTCCGGCTAAGCTGGCCACGGTCCACCCGAAATACCGGACACCGCATGTCGTGACGATCGTCACCGGCATTGCGACGACGCTCGCCGCCGCGTTCCTGCCGGTCGGCAAGCTCGCCGATTACTCCAATTCGGGGACGCTGTTCGCCTTCCTGATGGTGGCGATTTCGGTGCTGGTACTGCGCAAGACCGATCCAGGCCGCAAGCGTCCGTTCCGCACCCCACTGGTGTGGCTCGTCGCGCCGGCCGCGATCCTGGGCTGCCTGTACCTGTTCTTCTCGCTGCCGCTGATCGCGATCTTGGTCCTGCCGGGCTGGGGCTTGATCGGCCTGCTGATCTACTTCGGTTACAGCCGCAACCGGTCCTACGTGGGCCGCGGCATCACCGACGTGGTGGACGATCCCGCGATGCAGCCGGAGATCGCCAAGCCGCTGAACTGA
- a CDS encoding HIT domain-containing protein translates to MPIDATLPYDDQNIFAKILRDEIPSKRVYENYYAVAFHDIAPVAPIHILVIPRGSYVSWDDFSARGSDAEIAGFIRVIGHVAREHGLVVPGYRLLANVGGHGGQEVPHLHVHLFGGKPLGLMLAG, encoded by the coding sequence ATGCCACCCTGCCCTATGACGACCAGAACATCTTCGCGAAGATCCTGCGCGACGAGATCCCCTCGAAACGCGTGTACGAGAATTATTACGCCGTTGCCTTCCACGACATCGCGCCCGTAGCGCCGATACACATTCTGGTGATCCCGCGTGGATCGTACGTGTCTTGGGATGACTTCTCCGCGCGCGGGTCCGATGCGGAGATCGCCGGCTTTATTCGCGTGATCGGCCATGTCGCCCGTGAACACGGGCTCGTCGTGCCCGGCTATCGCCTGCTCGCTAATGTCGGCGGACACGGCGGACAGGAAGTGCCGCACCTTCACGTCCACCTGTTCGGCGGCAAGCCGCTGGGATTGATGCTCGCGGGTTGA